In Alicyclobacillus macrosporangiidus CPP55, a single window of DNA contains:
- the hpt gene encoding hypoxanthine phosphoribosyltransferase — MHPDLEKVLFSEEEILACVDRMGQQLSADYDGKNPLFICVLKGAVLFMADLVKRVTIPLEMDFMATSSYGAASKSSGVVRILKDLERPVEGRHVVIVEDIIDTGLTLAYLKEVLLHRRAASVKVAALFDKPEGRKLEIEADYRGFVVPNEFIVGYGLDYAERYRNLPYVGVLKPEVYER; from the coding sequence ATGCATCCAGATTTGGAGAAGGTTCTGTTCAGCGAGGAGGAGATCCTCGCGTGTGTCGATCGCATGGGCCAGCAGTTGTCCGCGGACTACGATGGCAAGAATCCGCTCTTTATCTGCGTCCTCAAGGGCGCCGTTCTGTTCATGGCAGACCTCGTCAAACGCGTGACCATCCCCCTGGAGATGGACTTCATGGCGACTTCCAGTTACGGGGCCGCTTCGAAGTCTTCCGGCGTGGTGCGGATCTTAAAAGATTTGGAGCGACCCGTGGAGGGGCGTCACGTCGTCATCGTCGAGGATATCATCGATACTGGGCTCACGCTCGCCTATTTGAAGGAAGTGTTGCTGCACCGGCGGGCGGCGAGTGTCAAGGTGGCCGCATTGTTCGACAAGCCGGAGGGCCGGAAGTTGGAGATCGAGGCAGACTACCGGGGGTTTGTCGTGCCCAACGAGTTCATTGTGGGGTACGGCCTCGACTACGCGGAGCGCTATCGAAATCTCCCCTATGTGGGTGTCCTCAAACCCGAGGTGTACGAACGCTGA
- the hslO gene encoding Hsp33 family molecular chaperone HslO — protein MTAEDMVVRATVPGRPVRGFACRTTELVNTLQRLHGTWPVATAALGRTASIGAMMGMLLKAAERLTLQVDGDGPLGKIIVDSDAAGHVRGYVENPHVHLPNNALGKLDVGTAVGRGMLYVMRDMGLRDVYRGSVELQTGEIGDDFTYYFAVSEQIPSAVGAGVLVDTDNSVLAAGGFIVQLMPGHTEADVEMLEQRLAGLGSVTDILKTGASAEDLLDRVLPGAKVLERRRVVHRCTCERDRIASVLRSLGRAELEAMIRDQGGAEVVCHFCNRRYTFTADDLSALMATE, from the coding sequence ATGACGGCGGAAGACATGGTTGTTCGTGCGACCGTGCCAGGAAGGCCGGTCCGCGGTTTCGCATGCCGGACGACCGAGTTGGTGAACACGCTGCAACGGTTGCACGGGACATGGCCCGTGGCCACGGCTGCGCTGGGTCGCACGGCCAGCATCGGCGCGATGATGGGCATGTTGTTGAAGGCAGCCGAACGGTTGACGCTGCAGGTGGACGGAGACGGACCGCTCGGAAAAATTATCGTCGATTCCGACGCGGCAGGTCACGTGCGGGGGTATGTCGAAAATCCGCATGTGCATCTCCCCAACAATGCGTTGGGGAAGCTCGACGTGGGTACGGCCGTCGGCCGCGGGATGCTGTACGTGATGCGCGATATGGGGTTGCGCGATGTCTACCGCGGCAGCGTTGAGCTGCAGACGGGGGAGATCGGCGACGATTTCACGTATTACTTCGCGGTGTCGGAACAGATACCGTCGGCGGTCGGCGCCGGGGTGTTGGTGGACACGGACAATTCGGTATTGGCAGCGGGCGGTTTCATCGTCCAGTTGATGCCGGGCCACACGGAGGCGGATGTGGAAATGCTGGAACAACGCCTGGCGGGGCTCGGGAGCGTCACGGATATCCTGAAAACCGGGGCCTCTGCTGAGGACTTGCTCGATCGGGTGTTGCCCGGTGCGAAGGTGTTGGAGCGGCGCCGGGTGGTCCACCGGTGCACATGCGAGCGGGATCGAATCGCGTCCGTCCTGAGGAGTCTCGGCCGTGCCGAACTGGAGGCGATGATCCGGGACCAGGGAGGGGCCGAGGTCGTCTGCCACTTTTGCAACAGACGGTACACTTTCACGGCGGACGATCTGTCGGCTCTGATGGCGACGGAGTGA
- a CDS encoding helix-turn-helix domain-containing protein — protein MSDVFARRLRAYRKLKHWTQAELAAAAGVSVAIIGGLERGTRAPTPALVQRLTEILHVTEAELLGASPQVGGAMVSGAEAPQRGDDKGGDRGAGDGSSGDRRRKPDKSG, from the coding sequence ATGTCGGACGTATTTGCTAGGCGGCTGCGGGCGTACCGAAAACTGAAACATTGGACCCAGGCGGAATTGGCGGCCGCCGCAGGAGTGAGTGTCGCCATCATCGGCGGATTGGAGCGAGGGACGCGCGCGCCGACACCGGCATTGGTACAGCGGCTGACCGAGATTCTGCACGTGACCGAGGCGGAACTGCTCGGTGCCTCGCCACAGGTGGGCGGGGCGATGGTGTCGGGGGCGGAAGCGCCTCAACGTGGGGATGACAAAGGCGGCGATCGCGGTGCAGGCGACGGGTCAAGCGGGGATCGAAGGAGAAAGCCGGATAAATCTGGCTGA
- a CDS encoding protein kinase domain-containing protein, with protein sequence MQCGDWVVGKWTGEPFQVERPLGTGANGEVYLVRTRRGLAAVKVCSNASDIALEWAVLERLHRVSGTFPKPMWIDDHGPSAFFYVMEWIRGTPLSQAAARLTGDAAAAVVRGIAEGLAELHAAGYAFCDLKPDNIVIAGDPPHVRFVDAGGVTPFGRSVRQFTPYYDRAFWGLGTRRAEPSYDVTALALVVVICLGGLTPPASLAGQTPAQRQAWLRRGIRRWPEGVRHLLEQALAGGMDERQFAAAWCRQAAALPVRPGPRVSPAPLHQSASRRRPAVAGASASMNAAGPGPVAKRKGGRDWTEWLMWISLIGALTSTAWAWLTFLGWVP encoded by the coding sequence GTGCAGTGTGGCGACTGGGTGGTGGGCAAGTGGACCGGAGAGCCGTTCCAGGTGGAACGCCCCCTCGGCACCGGGGCCAACGGCGAGGTGTACCTGGTGCGCACGCGCCGGGGCCTCGCCGCGGTGAAGGTCTGCTCCAACGCGTCCGACATCGCCTTGGAGTGGGCGGTCTTGGAGCGTCTCCACCGTGTATCGGGCACCTTTCCGAAGCCGATGTGGATTGATGATCACGGCCCTTCGGCCTTTTTTTATGTCATGGAGTGGATCCGGGGTACCCCGCTGTCCCAAGCGGCCGCCCGGCTGACCGGCGACGCGGCCGCTGCGGTGGTACGCGGCATCGCCGAAGGGTTGGCGGAGCTGCACGCCGCCGGGTACGCCTTCTGTGACCTGAAACCGGACAACATCGTGATCGCGGGGGACCCGCCGCACGTGCGCTTTGTGGACGCGGGAGGGGTGACGCCGTTCGGGCGGTCCGTCCGGCAATTCACCCCGTACTACGATCGGGCGTTCTGGGGCCTGGGCACCCGGCGGGCGGAACCGTCGTACGACGTGACGGCGTTGGCCTTGGTCGTCGTCATCTGCTTGGGTGGGCTGACGCCCCCCGCGTCATTAGCCGGGCAGACACCTGCCCAACGTCAGGCATGGCTGCGCCGAGGGATCCGCCGATGGCCAGAGGGCGTGCGCCACTTGCTGGAACAGGCCCTCGCGGGCGGGATGGACGAGCGGCAGTTCGCCGCAGCATGGTGTCGGCAGGCCGCTGCACTGCCGGTCCGACCCGGGCCGCGCGTTTCACCCGCCCCCCTGCACCAATCGGCTTCGCGGCGCCGGCCTGCCGTCGCCGGCGCCTCCGCCTCCATGAACGCCGCTGGTCCGGGCCCTGTCGCAAAGCGAAAAGGGGGCCGGGACTGGACGGAGTGGCTGATGTGGATCTCGCTCATCGGCGCATTGACGTCGACTGCCTGGGCCTGGCTGACGTTTCTCGGTTGGGTGCCGTGA
- the lysS gene encoding lysine--tRNA ligase: MDERDLYQTRINKLRELESRGIDPFGHRYEVTHHAADILAFGADKSKEELDEIGLRVRIAGRMMVRRGHGKATFAVLQDRTGSIQIYAKYDVLGKDMYEVFQLLDLGDFLGVEGPVFRTNRGEITVLAESITVLAKSLRPLPEKWHGLKDVERRYRQRYLDLIVNPDVRETFIARSKIVQAMRRFLDDRGFLEVETPTLHTVASGAHARPFVTHHNALDMTLHLRIALELHLKRLIIGGLERVYEIGRVYRNEGVSTRHNPEFTMLELYQAYADFHDIMDLTEDMIRYIAQEVNGTLEIPYGDEVVHLDGPWARRHMVDLIREHTGVDFWGVHSTEEARALAAAHGVNITPGMEYGHIVNEFFEQKVEDKLIQPTFVYGHPVEVSPLARKNAQDPRFTDRFELFIVGREHGNAFTELNDPIDQRQRFEQQAREKAAGNDEALEIDEDFLTAMEHGMPPTGGLGIGVDRLVMLLTNQPSIRDVLLFPLMRERTED; this comes from the coding sequence GTGGACGAGCGGGACCTGTATCAGACGCGCATCAATAAGCTGAGGGAATTGGAATCCCGCGGGATCGATCCGTTTGGGCATCGTTACGAAGTGACCCATCACGCGGCTGACATCCTGGCGTTTGGTGCGGACAAGTCCAAGGAAGAGTTGGATGAAATCGGGCTGCGCGTCCGCATCGCCGGGCGGATGATGGTACGCCGGGGCCACGGAAAGGCGACGTTTGCCGTCCTTCAGGACCGCACCGGGAGCATTCAGATTTACGCCAAGTACGACGTCCTGGGGAAGGATATGTACGAGGTGTTTCAACTGCTGGATCTGGGTGACTTCCTGGGTGTGGAGGGCCCGGTCTTTCGGACCAACCGGGGCGAGATCACGGTGCTGGCGGAATCCATCACGGTGCTCGCCAAGTCGCTGCGGCCGCTCCCGGAGAAGTGGCACGGTCTGAAGGACGTCGAACGCCGCTACCGGCAGCGGTATCTGGATCTCATTGTGAATCCGGATGTCCGCGAGACGTTCATCGCCCGGTCGAAGATCGTGCAGGCGATGCGGCGATTTTTGGATGACCGGGGCTTTCTGGAAGTGGAGACGCCGACGCTGCACACGGTGGCCAGCGGTGCCCACGCCCGGCCTTTTGTGACGCACCACAATGCGCTGGATATGACATTGCACCTGCGGATCGCGCTGGAGCTGCACCTGAAGCGGCTCATCATCGGCGGCTTGGAGCGGGTGTACGAGATCGGGCGGGTGTACCGGAACGAAGGCGTGTCCACGCGACACAATCCAGAGTTCACGATGCTGGAGCTGTATCAGGCGTACGCCGACTTCCACGACATCATGGATCTCACGGAGGACATGATCCGTTACATTGCGCAGGAGGTCAACGGCACGCTGGAGATCCCCTACGGGGACGAGGTGGTGCACCTCGACGGACCGTGGGCTCGCCGGCACATGGTCGATCTGATCCGCGAACACACCGGCGTCGATTTCTGGGGCGTCCACTCCACGGAGGAGGCGCGGGCGCTGGCGGCCGCCCATGGGGTGAACATCACCCCGGGAATGGAATACGGGCATATTGTCAACGAGTTCTTCGAGCAGAAGGTCGAGGACAAGCTCATTCAACCGACCTTCGTGTATGGACATCCGGTCGAAGTGTCCCCGCTGGCGCGAAAGAACGCGCAGGATCCGAGGTTCACGGACCGCTTCGAACTGTTCATCGTCGGCAGGGAGCATGGCAACGCGTTCACCGAGCTGAACGATCCCATCGACCAACGGCAACGGTTTGAACAGCAGGCGCGCGAGAAGGCAGCGGGGAACGACGAGGCGCTCGAGATCGACGAGGATTTCCTGACGGCCATGGAACACGGAATGCCGCCGACGGGCGGGCTGGGCATCGGCGTGGATCGCTTGGTCATGCTGTTGACCAACCAGCCCTCCATCCGTGACGTGCTGTTGTTCCCGCTGATGCGGGAGCGGACCGAAGACTAG
- the greA gene encoding transcription elongation factor GreA has translation MADKEVLLTPEGLQKLEEELEHLKSVKRREVAERIKLAISYGDISENSEYEDAKNEQAFIEGRIMTLEKMLRNARIIQDNDVNTDVVSIGSTVRLRDIEFDEEVEYTIVGSAEADPASNKISNESPVGRALLGKSIGSVVEVAVPAGTIQFKILSIKR, from the coding sequence ATGGCTGACAAGGAAGTCCTGCTGACGCCGGAAGGCCTGCAGAAACTTGAGGAGGAACTGGAGCACCTGAAGAGCGTGAAGCGCCGCGAGGTGGCGGAACGGATCAAGCTCGCCATCAGCTACGGTGACATCAGTGAGAACTCCGAGTACGAAGACGCCAAGAACGAACAAGCCTTTATTGAAGGGCGGATCATGACCCTGGAAAAAATGCTGCGCAATGCGCGCATCATCCAGGACAACGACGTGAACACCGACGTGGTCAGCATCGGATCGACGGTTCGACTGCGTGACATCGAGTTTGACGAAGAAGTCGAGTACACCATTGTGGGGTCCGCTGAAGCGGATCCGGCGAGCAACAAGATCTCCAACGAGTCGCCGGTGGGGCGCGCGCTGCTCGGCAAGTCCATCGGATCGGTGGTGGAAGTCGCCGTTCCGGCTGGGACGATTCAGTTCAAGATCCTCAGCATCAAGCGCTGA
- a CDS encoding HD-GYP domain-containing protein, with protein sequence MSLHTIEPNRILARHILDERGRVLLARGVTLTPHWVDRLLALGISSVCIEDDRTDDIVPAEPITPEMRQQVLAATYDTLTELVSAPSTYRIRPSRVRTRLRPLVEEVIAQMRELGQAGQHFGNVYLTDGELYHHSVNVTLYALGLGIGLRLSEDDLVNLGLGTLLHDVGKLRVPKTILKKPGRLTDEEYETVKLHTVYGYELLQEAGELASTSTIIALHHHERIDGSGYPHGRVGAETHLFARIAAVADVYEALTANRVYRPGYLPHDAYEMLLAGNGTLFDPRVIETFIRTIAVYPVGMTVRLSNGFKGVVVHSTGWQTQRPVVRLLEGPAGEPVQPPVDLDLAKELSVAIVGCEV encoded by the coding sequence GTGTCGCTGCACACCATCGAACCGAACCGGATTCTGGCCAGACACATCCTGGACGAACGCGGACGCGTGCTGTTGGCGCGAGGGGTGACGTTGACGCCCCATTGGGTGGATCGACTGCTGGCGCTCGGGATCTCATCGGTGTGCATCGAAGATGACCGGACGGACGACATCGTACCGGCGGAGCCGATCACGCCAGAGATGCGGCAGCAGGTGTTGGCCGCCACGTACGACACATTGACAGAGCTCGTCTCGGCACCCTCGACCTACCGCATTCGGCCAAGCCGCGTGCGAACGCGGCTGCGGCCGTTGGTGGAGGAGGTCATCGCCCAGATGCGCGAACTTGGGCAGGCTGGGCAGCATTTCGGCAACGTGTATCTGACCGACGGGGAGCTGTACCACCACTCTGTGAATGTGACGCTCTATGCACTCGGGCTCGGGATCGGGTTGCGCCTCTCGGAGGATGACCTGGTGAATCTGGGGCTCGGGACGTTGCTGCACGACGTCGGCAAACTGCGGGTCCCCAAAACCATCCTGAAAAAGCCCGGGCGCTTGACGGATGAGGAGTACGAGACGGTCAAACTGCACACCGTGTATGGATATGAACTGCTGCAGGAGGCGGGTGAACTGGCTTCGACGTCCACCATCATCGCACTGCACCATCATGAGCGGATAGATGGGTCTGGGTACCCGCACGGACGGGTGGGGGCGGAGACTCACCTGTTCGCGCGCATCGCGGCGGTGGCGGACGTGTACGAGGCGCTGACGGCCAACCGAGTGTACCGGCCTGGGTATCTGCCGCACGACGCCTACGAGATGCTTCTGGCTGGAAACGGGACCTTGTTCGATCCGCGCGTGATCGAAACGTTCATTCGCACCATCGCCGTCTATCCGGTCGGGATGACGGTGCGGCTGTCCAACGGCTTCAAGGGGGTGGTGGTGCACAGCACCGGCTGGCAGACACAGCGGCCGGTGGTGCGGTTGTTGGAGGGGCCGGCAGGGGAACCGGTGCAACCGCCGGTGGACCTGGACTTGGCGAAGGAGCTGTCCGTCGCCATCGTCGGCTGCGAAGTGTAG
- the folP gene encoding dihydropteroate synthase has protein sequence MPDRNRRNVASGGGTSSKTLVMGIVNVTPDSFSDGGRFYDPKDAIEHAYRLVEEGADVIDVGAESTRPGCTPVPEDEEWRRLEPVLRELCAHAPVPISVDTFKAATAARALELGADIINDVWGGLADPRMLQVVADAGCVYIWMHNRREPAPERVFDVLVEETRAGVARCLEAGIAEDKLWIDPGIGFAKTYDQNLQILRRLSEYCALGWPVLLGTSRKGVIGRTLGTSPADRLEGSLATVAWGVAAGVRMVRVHDVLATVRTCRMVEAIRDA, from the coding sequence GTGCCGGACAGGAATCGGCGGAATGTGGCGAGCGGCGGTGGGACATCGTCCAAGACGTTGGTGATGGGGATCGTCAACGTGACGCCGGACTCGTTCTCGGACGGGGGGCGGTTTTACGATCCGAAGGACGCCATCGAGCATGCGTACCGCCTGGTGGAGGAAGGCGCGGACGTGATCGACGTCGGCGCGGAGAGCACCCGGCCGGGGTGCACACCGGTACCGGAAGACGAGGAGTGGCGGCGGTTGGAACCGGTCCTGCGGGAGCTGTGCGCCCACGCGCCCGTACCCATTTCCGTGGACACGTTCAAGGCGGCGACGGCCGCGCGGGCCCTCGAGTTGGGGGCGGACATTATCAATGATGTCTGGGGCGGATTGGCCGATCCCCGCATGTTGCAGGTCGTGGCCGACGCGGGCTGTGTGTATATCTGGATGCACAACCGTCGAGAGCCTGCACCCGAGCGGGTCTTCGATGTCCTCGTCGAGGAGACCCGCGCAGGCGTCGCCCGCTGCCTGGAAGCGGGGATCGCAGAGGACAAGCTGTGGATCGATCCGGGGATCGGATTTGCGAAGACGTACGATCAGAACCTCCAAATCTTGCGCCGTCTCTCCGAATACTGTGCACTGGGATGGCCAGTGCTCTTGGGGACGAGCCGCAAGGGCGTGATCGGCAGGACGTTGGGGACGAGCCCTGCCGACCGGCTGGAAGGCTCGCTCGCGACGGTGGCTTGGGGAGTCGCCGCAGGGGTGCGGATGGTCCGTGTCCACGATGTTTTGGCGACGGTGAGAACGTGCAGAATGGTGGAGGCCATCCGGGATGCGTGA
- the ftsH gene encoding ATP-dependent zinc metalloprotease FtsH — translation MNRFYRSIVFYVLILLLIVGVVDYITGQDHTRKVLSYTEFVNKVQNHEVKGQVYVTPEGLTATIDGTLTDDTKFTTRALLDHDVSDFLVNNKLDVVNEAQPKASVWIQVLESVVPFIFIFILMFFLFNQAQGGGSRVMNFGKSRARLYSEEKRKVTFRDVAGADEEKAELEEIVEFLKDPKRFSALGARIPKGVLLVGPPGTGKTLLARAVAGEAGVPFFSISGSDFVEMFVGVGASRVRDLFETAKKNAPCIIFIDEIDAVGRHRGAGLGGGHDEREQTLNQLLVEMDGFAANEGIVIIAATNRPDILDPALLRPGRFDRQIVVNRPDVKGREEILQVHARNKPFAPDVRLDVIAKRTPGFTGADLENVLNEAALLAARKQQSQITWADIDEAIDRVMAGPEKRSRVMSEKERKLVAYHEAGHAVVGYYLQNGETVHKVTIIPRGMAGGYTITLPKEDRYFATKQEMLDRICGLLGGRVAEEIVFNEISTGASNDLQRVTGIARQMVTEYGMSERLGPMQFGSRQGTGQVFLGRDLSLEPNYSDRVAYEIDEEMKRIVESCHERTKRILTERRDKLEALAQLLLEKETVDEEEIRALMES, via the coding sequence ATGAACAGGTTCTACCGCAGCATTGTCTTCTACGTCCTGATTTTGCTTCTCATCGTGGGCGTTGTGGACTACATCACCGGTCAGGATCATACCCGGAAAGTCCTCTCCTACACGGAGTTCGTCAATAAAGTTCAGAACCACGAGGTCAAGGGCCAGGTCTATGTGACGCCCGAGGGTCTGACGGCCACCATCGACGGCACGTTGACGGACGACACCAAGTTCACCACGCGCGCCTTGCTCGACCACGATGTATCCGACTTTCTCGTCAACAACAAACTCGACGTCGTCAACGAGGCGCAACCGAAGGCGTCCGTCTGGATTCAGGTTCTCGAATCGGTCGTGCCGTTCATCTTCATCTTCATCCTCATGTTCTTCCTCTTCAACCAGGCGCAGGGCGGAGGCAGCCGCGTAATGAACTTCGGCAAGAGCCGGGCCCGGTTGTACTCCGAGGAGAAGCGGAAGGTGACGTTCCGCGACGTCGCCGGTGCGGACGAAGAAAAGGCCGAACTCGAGGAGATCGTCGAGTTCTTAAAGGATCCAAAACGCTTCTCGGCCCTGGGCGCGCGGATCCCGAAAGGGGTTCTGCTCGTCGGCCCGCCGGGCACCGGGAAGACGCTGTTGGCGCGCGCCGTGGCCGGTGAGGCAGGCGTTCCCTTCTTCAGCATCAGCGGCTCCGATTTCGTCGAGATGTTCGTCGGCGTCGGCGCTTCGCGCGTGCGCGACCTGTTCGAGACCGCCAAGAAGAACGCCCCCTGTATCATCTTCATCGACGAGATCGACGCCGTTGGCCGCCACCGCGGGGCGGGACTCGGCGGGGGCCACGACGAGCGCGAGCAGACGCTGAACCAGCTGCTGGTGGAGATGGACGGTTTTGCGGCGAACGAAGGCATTGTCATCATCGCGGCGACCAACCGTCCGGACATTCTGGACCCGGCGTTGCTGCGGCCGGGCCGCTTTGATCGGCAGATCGTCGTCAACCGCCCGGACGTCAAGGGGCGGGAGGAGATCCTGCAAGTCCACGCGCGCAACAAGCCATTCGCGCCAGACGTGCGCTTGGACGTCATCGCCAAGCGGACTCCCGGTTTCACTGGCGCCGATCTCGAAAACGTGCTGAACGAGGCGGCTCTGCTGGCGGCTCGCAAACAGCAGTCCCAGATCACCTGGGCGGACATCGATGAAGCCATCGACCGCGTCATGGCCGGGCCTGAAAAGCGCAGCCGTGTGATGTCTGAGAAGGAACGGAAGCTGGTCGCCTATCACGAGGCGGGTCACGCAGTCGTGGGGTACTACCTCCAGAACGGCGAGACGGTCCACAAGGTGACCATCATCCCGCGCGGCATGGCGGGCGGATACACCATCACACTGCCGAAGGAAGACCGTTACTTCGCCACCAAGCAGGAGATGCTCGATCGCATCTGCGGGCTGTTGGGCGGGCGGGTCGCCGAAGAGATCGTGTTCAATGAAATCAGCACCGGCGCGTCGAATGACTTGCAGCGCGTGACCGGGATCGCACGTCAGATGGTCACCGAATACGGGATGAGCGAGCGGCTGGGACCGATGCAGTTCGGGAGCCGCCAGGGTACGGGCCAGGTCTTCCTCGGCCGCGACCTGTCTCTCGAACCCAACTACAGCGATCGCGTCGCTTACGAGATCGACGAGGAGATGAAACGCATCGTCGAATCCTGCCATGAGCGGACGAAACGAATTTTGACGGAGAGGCGGGACAAACTCGAGGCGCTGGCACAGCTGCTCTTGGAGAAGGAGACGGTCGACGAAGAAGAGATCCGCGCGTTGATGGAGTCGTAA
- the folK gene encoding 2-amino-4-hydroxy-6-hydroxymethyldihydropteridine diphosphokinase, with product MRETDPELHTVYLSLGSNQGSRVRHLLGALDELHRMAVGPVVCSRVYETRPVGYLLQPDFLNMVVRMQVAMRPLPLLGALHAIEQRFGRVREIRFGPRTLDLDILLYDQEYICFRTLQIPHPRMWTRGFVLIPLADLAPGLRGPGGRTVREMADAMAKDGGVRDVGRIC from the coding sequence ATGCGTGAGACTGATCCCGAGCTGCACACGGTGTACCTGAGCTTGGGCAGCAATCAGGGCTCGCGTGTGCGCCACCTGCTCGGCGCTTTGGATGAACTGCACCGCATGGCGGTGGGGCCGGTGGTCTGCTCGCGCGTGTATGAAACGCGGCCGGTGGGGTACCTCCTGCAGCCCGATTTTTTGAATATGGTGGTGCGTATGCAGGTCGCGATGCGGCCGCTGCCCCTGCTCGGTGCGCTCCACGCGATAGAACAGCGGTTCGGCAGAGTCCGGGAGATCCGGTTCGGGCCGCGGACGCTGGATTTGGATATCCTTTTGTACGACCAGGAGTACATTTGTTTTCGTACGCTGCAGATCCCGCACCCGCGGATGTGGACGCGCGGATTTGTCCTCATTCCGTTGGCTGACTTGGCACCTGGCCTGCGGGGGCCCGGTGGCCGGACGGTGCGGGAAATGGCGGACGCGATGGCCAAGGACGGGGGGGTGCGCGATGTCGGACGTATTTGCTAG
- the tilS gene encoding tRNA lysidine(34) synthetase TilS: MVPGAPGRRVMEAVRRACADWAAVDHRAERPWLVAVSGGVDSVVLLHTLWRLQPWHGVELRVVHVHHGLREAADDDARFVLELARDWGIPASVQRVSVAAIPSRERRGVEADARRVRRQAIRRAAASCGAERVWLAHHADDQLETILLRLMRGASLGGLGGIRPVTEDGGLTWVRPLLGVERQDIEAYAEENQLRHVEDETNRFTDPLRNYLRHEVIPRLRERQPRVAATVARAALGVQDEDAHLEEEGRRVFDRCCALDAGGATVDIPALAAEPVALQRRAIKILLSCLTSRGNPVLDWTFAHIESVRRLCVQGRPSAAVHLPGGWVVRRSYGQLRVEPRSHACPISDVSTFSPVEWRLADGAELCLQTAERAEWRFVCRAWHGKEGTHVTPWTLLLPQWPTVEVRPGRPGDRMAPLGLTGTKKVQDVFVDAKVPRHLRPGWPRFAREGEILWLPGLSRSRHGLLDPQAGSGWRIDTVRAPQVGRTFMPPG; encoded by the coding sequence GTGGTTCCAGGTGCGCCGGGGCGGCGCGTGATGGAGGCCGTGCGACGGGCATGTGCAGATTGGGCCGCTGTGGACCACAGGGCGGAGCGCCCGTGGCTCGTGGCGGTTTCGGGCGGTGTGGACTCCGTGGTGCTGCTGCACACCCTGTGGCGGCTCCAGCCCTGGCATGGCGTGGAGCTTCGGGTGGTGCATGTGCACCACGGGCTGCGGGAGGCCGCGGACGACGACGCCCGGTTCGTGTTGGAACTGGCGCGGGATTGGGGCATTCCTGCATCGGTGCAGCGGGTGTCTGTGGCAGCCATCCCCAGCCGGGAACGCCGGGGCGTGGAGGCGGATGCCCGCCGGGTCCGGCGTCAAGCCATCCGGCGAGCGGCCGCCAGCTGCGGGGCCGAACGGGTGTGGCTCGCGCACCATGCGGACGATCAACTGGAGACCATCCTGTTGCGCCTGATGCGGGGCGCGTCCCTGGGGGGATTGGGAGGCATTCGCCCCGTCACAGAGGATGGCGGGCTGACGTGGGTGCGTCCACTGCTCGGCGTGGAGCGCCAGGACATCGAGGCGTACGCAGAAGAAAATCAACTCCGGCACGTAGAAGACGAGACGAACCGGTTCACGGATCCGCTGCGCAACTACTTGCGTCACGAGGTGATCCCACGCTTGCGGGAGCGCCAACCGCGGGTCGCAGCCACGGTGGCCAGGGCTGCCCTGGGCGTCCAGGACGAGGATGCGCACTTGGAAGAAGAGGGCCGGCGCGTGTTCGATCGTTGCTGCGCCCTGGATGCGGGCGGCGCGACGGTGGACATCCCGGCACTCGCGGCTGAGCCCGTCGCTTTACAACGAAGGGCGATTAAAATACTATTGTCTTGTTTAACCTCCAGAGGGAACCCCGTTCTCGATTGGACGTTCGCGCACATCGAAAGCGTGCGTCGGCTGTGCGTACAAGGCCGGCCATCGGCCGCGGTGCACCTGCCGGGCGGCTGGGTGGTGCGCCGGTCCTATGGCCAGTTGCGCGTTGAGCCGCGGTCACACGCTTGCCCAATATCGGACGTGTCCACGTTTTCCCCGGTGGAGTGGCGGTTGGCGGATGGCGCGGAATTGTGTCTCCAGACCGCGGAACGGGCCGAGTGGCGATTCGTCTGCCGCGCGTGGCACGGGAAAGAAGGGACACACGTGACACCATGGACCCTTCTGCTTCCACAGTGGCCCACCGTGGAGGTGCGGCCGGGCCGTCCTGGAGATCGCATGGCTCCCCTTGGCTTGACCGGCACAAAAAAGGTGCAGGACGTGTTCGTCGATGCCAAGGTCCCGCGTCACCTGCGCCCTGGTTGGCCCAGGTTTGCGAGGGAAGGCGAGATCCTCTGGCTCCCCGGCTTGTCGCGCTCCCGCCACGGGCTGCTCGATCCCCAAGCCGGGTCGGGATGGCGGATCGACACGGTTCGGGCACCCCAGGTCGGCCGGACGTTCATGCCGCCTGGGTGA